One region of Mycobacterium riyadhense genomic DNA includes:
- a CDS encoding magnesium chelatase subunit D family protein, translating into MKPYPFSAIVGHDQLRLALLLCAVRPEIGGALIRGEKGTAKSTAVRGLAALLSAATGSAEAGLVEMPLGATEDRVVGSLDLQRVLRDGEHAFAPGLLARAHGGVLYVDEVNLLHDHLVDILLDAAAMGRVHVERDGISHSHESRFVLIGTMNPEEGELRPQLLDRFGLTVDVQASRDVDVRVQVIRQRMAYEADPDAFAQRYADADAELARRIAAARAIVDDVMLGDNELRRIAALCAAFDVDGMRADLVVARTAVAHAAWRGAHAVAEEDIRVAAELALPHRRRRDPFDDHGIDRERLDEALAQSGADLEPDPDPSGGGQAANGERDLPQQYSKSSRPKPSAPPSKVFRTRALTVPGVGEGAPGRRSRARNAAGSVVAAADTSDPAAHGLHLFATLLSAAENSSGAGPLRLRPDDVRRAIREGREGNLVIFVVDASGSMAARDRMAAVSGATMSLLRDAYQRRDKVAVITFRQHQATVLLPPTSSAHIAGRRLARFDTGGKTPLAEGLLAARELVMRERARDRARRPLVVVLTDGRATSGPDPLGRSRIAAARLVAEGAAAVVVDCETSYARLGLAGELARQLGAPAMRLEQLHADYLTQAVRSVA; encoded by the coding sequence GCGCTGCTGTCGGCCGCGACCGGAAGTGCCGAGGCCGGCCTGGTCGAGATGCCGCTGGGCGCAACCGAAGACCGCGTTGTCGGGTCACTCGACCTGCAACGTGTGCTGCGCGACGGGGAGCACGCCTTCGCACCCGGACTGCTGGCTCGTGCCCATGGCGGTGTGCTCTACGTCGACGAGGTCAACCTGCTGCACGATCATCTGGTCGACATACTGCTCGATGCCGCGGCCATGGGGCGGGTGCACGTCGAACGCGACGGCATCTCCCACTCGCACGAGTCTCGGTTCGTACTGATCGGCACCATGAATCCGGAAGAGGGCGAACTGCGTCCGCAGCTCCTGGACCGGTTCGGGCTCACCGTGGACGTGCAGGCGTCGCGTGATGTTGACGTGCGGGTGCAGGTGATTCGCCAGCGGATGGCCTACGAGGCGGACCCGGACGCGTTCGCTCAACGCTACGCCGACGCCGACGCCGAGCTGGCCCGCCGGATCGCCGCGGCCCGGGCGATCGTTGACGATGTGATGTTGGGCGACAACGAGTTACGGCGAATCGCGGCGTTGTGCGCGGCGTTTGACGTCGACGGGATGCGGGCCGACCTCGTGGTGGCCAGAACCGCCGTTGCCCACGCCGCCTGGCGCGGCGCGCACGCGGTGGCGGAAGAAGACATCCGAGTGGCAGCCGAATTGGCGCTGCCGCATCGACGTCGCCGCGACCCGTTCGACGATCACGGCATCGACCGTGAGCGGCTGGACGAGGCGCTCGCCCAATCCGGCGCCGACTTAGAACCCGATCCCGACCCCTCCGGCGGTGGTCAGGCGGCCAACGGCGAACGTGATCTACCGCAGCAGTATTCGAAATCAAGCCGTCCGAAGCCCAGCGCGCCGCCGTCGAAGGTTTTCCGCACCCGGGCGTTGACCGTTCCAGGCGTCGGCGAAGGCGCTCCCGGGCGACGGTCGCGGGCCCGCAACGCTGCTGGCAGCGTGGTGGCAGCAGCCGACACCAGCGATCCTGCAGCTCACGGACTGCACCTGTTCGCCACCCTGTTGTCGGCCGCCGAAAATTCGAGCGGAGCCGGGCCGCTGCGGCTGCGGCCGGATGATGTCCGGCGCGCCATCCGCGAGGGGCGCGAAGGAAATCTGGTGATCTTCGTCGTCGATGCTTCCGGGTCGATGGCCGCACGGGACCGCATGGCGGCCGTCAGCGGCGCCACCATGTCACTGCTGCGCGACGCCTATCAGCGGCGCGACAAGGTCGCGGTGATCACCTTCCGCCAGCACCAAGCGACGGTGTTGCTGCCGCCCACATCGTCGGCGCACATCGCTGGCCGGCGACTGGCGCGCTTCGACACCGGCGGCAAGACTCCACTTGCTGAGGGCCTGCTGGCCGCGCGTGAGCTGGTCATGAGGGAAAGGGCGCGTGACCGCGCGCGACGTCCGCTAGTGGTCGTGCTCACCGATGGTCGGGCCACTTCCGGACCGGATCCGTTGGGCCGCAGCCGGATAGCGGCGGCCCGTCTCGTCGCCGAAGGTGCGGCCGCGGTGGTCGTGGATTGCGAAACGTCGTACGCACGGCTGGGGTTGGCCGGAGAGCTGGCCCGGCAGCTGGGCGCGCCGGCCATGCGCCTGGAGCAATTGCACGCCGATTATCTGACCCAGGCCGTGCGCAGCGTGGCGTGA
- the cobO gene encoding cob(I)yrinic acid a,c-diamide adenosyltransferase encodes MPQGNPLQVPDDGLTTRARRNTPVLAVHTGDGKGKSTAAFGMALRAWNVGLNVAVFQFVKSAKWKVGEEAAFRQLGQLHDQHGVGGAVEWHKMGAGWSWTRKSRKPGSATDHAAAAADGWAEIARRLAAQRHDFYVLDEFTYPLKWGWIDVEEVVEALVSRPGYQHVVITGRDASPRLVEAADLVTEMTKVKHPMDAGRKGQQGIEW; translated from the coding sequence GTGCCACAGGGCAATCCACTCCAAGTCCCCGACGATGGCCTAACTACCCGGGCCCGGCGTAATACACCGGTGTTGGCGGTCCACACCGGAGACGGTAAAGGAAAATCGACGGCTGCGTTTGGAATGGCGTTGCGAGCCTGGAATGTTGGCCTCAATGTCGCGGTCTTCCAGTTCGTCAAGAGCGCCAAGTGGAAGGTGGGCGAGGAGGCAGCATTCCGTCAACTGGGCCAGTTGCACGACCAGCACGGCGTCGGCGGGGCGGTCGAATGGCACAAAATGGGTGCAGGCTGGTCCTGGACGCGCAAGTCACGCAAGCCCGGCAGCGCTACCGATCACGCCGCGGCGGCGGCGGACGGCTGGGCTGAGATCGCGCGCAGGCTGGCCGCGCAACGTCACGACTTCTACGTGCTCGACGAGTTCACCTATCCGTTGAAGTGGGGCTGGATTGATGTCGAGGAGGTGGTCGAGGCCCTGGTATCCCGCCCCGGCTACCAGCATGTGGTGATCACTGGCCGCGACGCTTCGCCTCGGCTGGTCGAGGCCGCCGATCTGGTTACCGAAATGACCAAGGTGAAGCATCCGATGGACGCAGGTCGCAAGGGACAGCAGGGCATCGAATGGTGA
- a CDS encoding cobyrinate a,c-diamide synthase, whose amino-acid sequence MTRVPAVVLAAPASGSGKTTVATGLIGALRQAGHAVAPFKVGPDFIDPGYHALAAGRPGRNLDPVLVGEQLIAPLYAHGTHGADIAVIEGVMGMFDGRIDPVASTPPAGSTAHVAALLGVPVILVVDARGQGHSIAALLHGFTTFDTATSIAGVILNRVGSARHEQVLRQACEHAGVPVLGAIPRTTELELPSRYLGLVTATEYGRRARHAVEAMTALVARHVDLAAVCKAGSRPAADQPWDPAAAIAERPGRGVTVALAAGKAFTFGYTEYAELLRAAGADVIEFDPLSETLPDGTDAVVLPGGFPEQFTAELSANDVVRRQINQLATAGAPVHAECGGLIYLVSEIDGYPMCGVLHGSARFTQHLTLAYRDAVAVTDSSLYSVGQRVVGHEFHRTAVTFTDSYQPAWVYRGRDVDAARDGVVHAGVHASYLHTHPAATPGAVSRFVAHAAAYPASKLGG is encoded by the coding sequence GTGACTCGAGTCCCCGCGGTGGTCCTCGCAGCCCCCGCATCGGGCAGCGGAAAGACCACCGTTGCCACGGGTTTGATCGGCGCGCTGCGCCAGGCGGGCCATGCCGTCGCACCGTTCAAGGTGGGTCCGGACTTCATCGACCCCGGCTACCACGCACTGGCCGCGGGCCGGCCCGGCCGCAACCTCGACCCGGTGCTGGTGGGGGAGCAGCTCATCGCTCCGCTGTACGCACACGGCACCCATGGCGCGGATATCGCGGTGATCGAAGGAGTGATGGGCATGTTCGACGGGCGCATCGACCCCGTCGCCAGCACTCCGCCAGCCGGGTCCACCGCGCACGTCGCCGCACTGCTGGGCGTCCCCGTCATCTTGGTGGTCGACGCGCGCGGCCAAGGCCACAGCATCGCCGCACTGCTGCACGGCTTTACCACGTTCGACACGGCAACCTCGATCGCCGGCGTAATCCTCAATCGGGTCGGGTCGGCCCGACACGAGCAAGTGCTGCGCCAGGCGTGCGAACACGCCGGTGTCCCGGTACTGGGCGCCATTCCGCGGACTACCGAATTAGAGCTGCCGTCAAGGTATCTCGGTCTTGTCACCGCCACCGAGTACGGCCGGCGCGCGCGGCACGCCGTCGAGGCGATGACGGCATTGGTGGCCCGCCACGTCGACCTCGCCGCGGTGTGCAAGGCCGGAAGCCGGCCCGCCGCCGATCAGCCGTGGGACCCGGCGGCTGCGATCGCGGAGCGCCCCGGCCGCGGTGTCACCGTGGCGCTGGCCGCTGGCAAGGCATTCACCTTCGGCTACACCGAGTACGCCGAGCTATTGCGGGCCGCCGGGGCCGACGTGATCGAGTTCGACCCGCTCAGCGAAACGCTGCCCGACGGTACGGACGCGGTGGTGTTGCCCGGCGGGTTCCCCGAGCAGTTCACCGCGGAGTTGTCCGCCAACGACGTCGTCCGCCGCCAGATCAATCAATTGGCAACCGCAGGCGCTCCGGTACACGCCGAGTGCGGTGGCCTGATCTACCTGGTTTCCGAGATTGACGGATACCCGATGTGCGGTGTCCTACACGGTTCGGCACGGTTCACCCAGCATCTGACGTTGGCCTATCGCGATGCGGTCGCGGTAACCGACTCGTCGCTGTATTCGGTTGGCCAGCGGGTGGTTGGACACGAATTCCACCGAACGGCAGTCACATTCACCGACAGCTACCAGCCGGCGTGGGTGTATCGGGGCCGCGACGTCGATGCCGCCCGTGACGGCGTGGTGCATGCCGGCGTGCACGCGTCATATCTGCACACTCATCCAGCGGCGACGCCCGGCGCGGTGTCGCGTTTCGTCGCACACGCCGCCGCTTACCCTGCTTCTAAACTTGGCGGGTGA
- the cobA gene encoding uroporphyrinogen-III C-methyltransferase: MTENPYLVGLRLTGKKVVVVGGGSVAQRRLPLLITSGADVHVISRTATRAVEAMDGITLSLREYHDGDLDGAWYAIAATDDAQVNAAVVAEADRRQIFCVRADVALEGTAVTPATFGYAGLSVGVLAGGEHRRSAAIRSAIREALQQGLITLETPESSDVVRGGVALVGGGPGDPELITVRGRRLLAHADVVVADRLAPPELLAELPPHVEVIDAAKIPYGRAMAQDAINAVMIERAKDGKFVVRLKGGDPFVFARGYEEVLACADAGIPVTVVPGVTSAIAVPALAGVPVTHRATNHEFVVVSGHLAPGHPESLVNWNALAALSGTIVLLMAVERIELFVDELLKGGRPADTPVLVVQHGTTAAQQTLRATLADTPEKVRAEGIRPPAIIVIGPVVGLRGVRRLNNS, translated from the coding sequence GTGACCGAGAACCCCTATCTGGTCGGATTGCGGCTAACCGGTAAGAAGGTCGTCGTGGTCGGCGGGGGCTCGGTCGCGCAGCGCCGCTTACCCCTGCTTATCACCAGCGGCGCGGACGTCCACGTCATCTCGCGCACTGCCACCCGCGCCGTCGAGGCGATGGACGGCATCACCCTGTCGCTGCGTGAATACCACGATGGTGATCTCGACGGAGCCTGGTATGCCATCGCGGCCACCGATGATGCGCAGGTGAACGCAGCCGTCGTCGCCGAGGCCGATCGGCGCCAGATCTTCTGCGTCCGGGCCGACGTCGCCCTCGAGGGAACCGCGGTCACCCCGGCGACGTTCGGCTACGCCGGTCTGTCGGTGGGGGTGCTGGCCGGTGGTGAGCATCGCCGATCGGCGGCGATCCGGTCGGCCATCCGCGAGGCCTTACAACAGGGCCTGATCACCTTGGAAACCCCAGAGAGCTCCGACGTGGTGCGCGGCGGGGTAGCTCTGGTTGGTGGTGGCCCTGGCGATCCGGAACTGATCACCGTCCGCGGCCGCCGTCTGCTTGCCCATGCCGATGTGGTGGTTGCCGACCGGCTGGCGCCGCCCGAACTGCTGGCCGAGCTGCCGCCGCATGTCGAAGTCATCGACGCGGCCAAGATCCCGTACGGGCGGGCCATGGCCCAGGACGCCATCAACGCCGTCATGATCGAACGGGCTAAGGACGGGAAATTTGTGGTCCGTCTCAAAGGAGGCGACCCCTTCGTGTTCGCGCGGGGTTATGAGGAAGTGCTGGCGTGCGCCGACGCCGGAATTCCGGTGACTGTGGTGCCGGGTGTGACGAGTGCCATAGCCGTGCCCGCTTTGGCCGGTGTTCCGGTCACTCACCGGGCCACAAATCACGAATTTGTGGTGGTCAGCGGCCATCTTGCGCCCGGTCACCCCGAATCGTTAGTGAATTGGAATGCATTGGCAGCACTGTCCGGCACCATTGTTTTGCTGATGGCGGTCGAACGGATCGAGCTTTTCGTCGATGAGCTGTTAAAGGGCGGCCGACCTGCGGATACTCCGGTGCTGGTGGTTCAACACGGAACGACGGCCGCTCAGCAGACGTTGCGGGCGACCCTCGCCGACACGCCGGAAAAAGTCCGCGCAGAGGGGATTCGACCTCCCGCGATCATCGTGATCGGGCCCGTAGTAGGTCTGCGCGGCGTTCGGCGTTTAAACAATTCTTAA
- a CDS encoding MFS transporter: MTALNDTERAVHNWAPGRQEHPAAARPSRPVETVAERMSRYYPTWLPSRRYIAAVIAIGGMQLLATMDSTVAIVALPKIQNELSLSDAGRSWVITAYVLTFGGLMLLGGRLGDTIGRKRTFIVGVALFTISSVLCAVAWDEATMVIARLSQGIGSAIASPTGLALVATTFPKGPARNAATAVFAAMTAIGSVMGLVVGGALTEVSWRLAFLVNVPIGLVMIYLARTALRETNRERMKLDAAGAMLATLACTAAVFAFSMGPEKGWVSVTTIGSGVVALAAAIAFAIVERTAENPVVPFHLFRDRNRLVTFGSILLAGGVMFSLTVCIGLYVQDILGYSALRAGVGFIPFVIAMGIGLGISSQLVSRFSPRVLTIGGGWLLLVAMLYGSFFMHRGVPYFPNLVMPIVVGGIGIGMVVVPLTLSAIAGVGFDQIGPVSAMALMAQSLGGPLVLAVIQAVITSRTLYLGGTTGPVKFMNDVQLQALDHGYTYGLLWVAGAAVIVGCAALFIGYTPAQVAHAQEVKEAIDAGEL, translated from the coding sequence ATGACGGCTCTCAATGACACCGAGCGGGCGGTCCACAACTGGGCGCCCGGCCGCCAGGAACATCCGGCCGCTGCGCGCCCGTCGCGCCCGGTCGAAACCGTCGCAGAACGCATGAGCAGGTATTACCCGACTTGGCTGCCCTCGCGTCGCTACATCGCCGCAGTCATCGCCATCGGCGGGATGCAACTGCTCGCGACCATGGACAGCACCGTCGCCATCGTCGCGCTTCCTAAGATTCAGAACGAGCTCAGCTTGTCCGACGCTGGCCGTAGCTGGGTGATCACCGCCTATGTGCTGACGTTCGGTGGGCTCATGCTGCTTGGCGGTCGCCTCGGCGACACCATCGGGCGCAAGCGGACCTTTATCGTCGGCGTTGCACTGTTCACCATCTCCTCGGTGCTGTGCGCGGTTGCCTGGGACGAAGCGACGATGGTCATCGCCAGGCTCTCCCAGGGCATCGGGTCGGCGATCGCGTCGCCGACCGGTCTGGCGCTGGTAGCGACGACCTTCCCCAAGGGGCCGGCGCGTAACGCCGCCACGGCCGTGTTCGCCGCGATGACGGCAATCGGTTCGGTAATGGGCCTGGTGGTAGGCGGAGCGCTTACCGAGGTTTCCTGGCGGCTGGCGTTCCTGGTGAATGTGCCGATCGGGCTGGTGATGATCTACCTGGCCCGCACCGCGCTGCGGGAAACCAACCGGGAGCGGATGAAGCTCGACGCCGCCGGGGCCATGCTGGCCACGCTGGCGTGCACCGCGGCCGTCTTCGCCTTCTCGATGGGCCCGGAAAAGGGCTGGGTCTCGGTCACCACCATCGGTTCCGGCGTGGTGGCCCTGGCGGCGGCCATCGCGTTCGCCATCGTCGAGCGCACCGCAGAAAACCCCGTGGTGCCGTTCCACCTATTCCGCGACCGCAACCGGCTGGTCACGTTCGGCTCGATCCTGCTGGCCGGCGGCGTCATGTTCAGCCTGACGGTGTGCATCGGCCTTTATGTGCAGGACATCTTGGGTTACAGCGCGCTGCGCGCGGGCGTCGGCTTCATCCCGTTCGTCATCGCGATGGGAATCGGGCTGGGCATCTCCTCGCAGCTGGTGTCCCGGTTTTCGCCGCGGGTGTTGACGATCGGCGGCGGGTGGCTGCTGCTCGTCGCGATGCTGTACGGCTCGTTCTTCATGCACCGTGGTGTGCCTTACTTCCCCAACCTGGTCATGCCGATCGTCGTCGGCGGCATCGGTATCGGCATGGTCGTCGTCCCGTTGACACTTTCGGCGATCGCCGGCGTTGGTTTCGACCAGATCGGCCCGGTATCGGCGATGGCGCTGATGGCGCAGAGTCTGGGCGGTCCGCTGGTGCTGGCCGTCATCCAGGCGGTGATAACGTCGCGCACGTTGTACCTGGGTGGTACCACCGGCCCGGTGAAGTTCATGAACGACGTCCAGTTGCAAGCCCTTGACCACGGCTACACCTATGGCCTGCTGTGGGTGGCCGGGGCGGCCGTTATCGTTGGCTGTGCGGCGCTGTTCATCGGCTACACCCCTGCGCAGGTTGCCCACGCCCAAGAGGTCAAGGAAGCAATCGACGCCGGCGAGCTGTAA
- a CDS encoding proline--tRNA ligase, translating to MITRMSELFLRTLRDDPADAEVASHKLLIRAGYIRPVAPGLYSWLPLGLKVLRNIERVVRDEMNAIGGQEILFPALLPRAPYETTNRWTEYGDSVFRLKDRRGNDYLLGPTHEELFTLTVKGEYSSYKDFPLTLYQIQIKYRDEARPRAGILRAREFVMKDSYSFDIDAAGLKASYHAHREAYQRIFDRLQVRYVIVAAVSGAMGGSASEEFLAESPIGEDTFVRCVESGYAANVEAVITSRPEAQPVAGLPEAVVHDTGDTPTIATLVAWANEAGLGRTVTAADTLKNVLVKVRQPGGAWELLAIGVPGDREVDDKRLAAALEPADYALLDDDDFAKYPFLVKGYIGPKALRDNNVRYLVDPRVVDGTSWITGADQPGRHVVGLVAGRDFTADGTIEAAEVREGDPSPDGAGALVMARGIEIGHIFQLGRKYTDAFTADVLGEDGKPVRLIMGSYGIGVSRLVAVVAEQHHDELGLRWPSAIAPFDVHLVIANKDAAAGAGATALATDLDKLGIEVLLDDRQASPGVKFKDAELLGMPWIVVVGRGWADGVVELRNRFSGEKRELAAGASLATEIAAAVTA from the coding sequence GTGATTACCCGGATGTCCGAGCTGTTCCTGCGCACCCTGCGCGACGATCCCGCCGACGCCGAAGTGGCCAGCCACAAACTACTGATCCGGGCCGGATACATCCGGCCCGTCGCGCCGGGGCTATACAGCTGGCTACCACTGGGACTGAAGGTGCTGCGCAACATCGAGCGTGTGGTCCGTGACGAGATGAACGCGATCGGAGGCCAGGAGATCCTGTTTCCGGCGCTGCTGCCGCGGGCGCCCTACGAGACGACGAACCGATGGACCGAGTACGGCGACAGCGTATTTCGGCTAAAGGACCGCCGCGGCAACGACTACCTGCTGGGCCCCACCCATGAAGAGCTGTTCACCTTGACCGTGAAGGGCGAGTACAGCTCGTACAAAGACTTCCCGCTCACGCTGTACCAAATCCAGATCAAGTACCGCGACGAGGCGCGGCCGCGGGCCGGCATCTTGCGCGCCAGGGAGTTCGTCATGAAGGACTCCTACTCGTTCGATATCGATGCCGCCGGGCTGAAGGCGTCCTACCACGCACACCGGGAGGCCTATCAGCGCATCTTCGATCGGCTGCAGGTGCGCTACGTCATCGTTGCCGCGGTTTCCGGTGCAATGGGCGGTAGCGCCTCGGAGGAGTTCCTCGCCGAGAGCCCGATCGGTGAGGACACCTTCGTACGGTGCGTGGAATCGGGCTACGCGGCCAACGTCGAGGCGGTCATCACGTCCCGCCCGGAGGCGCAGCCCGTTGCTGGGTTGCCCGAGGCGGTGGTTCACGACACCGGCGATACCCCGACCATCGCGACCCTGGTGGCCTGGGCCAATGAAGCCGGTCTGGGTAGAACGGTCACCGCCGCGGACACCCTGAAGAACGTTCTGGTCAAGGTCCGCCAGCCCGGCGGGGCCTGGGAACTGTTGGCCATCGGCGTGCCCGGTGACCGTGAGGTCGACGACAAGCGGCTCGCCGCGGCCTTGGAACCGGCCGACTACGCGTTGCTCGACGACGACGATTTCGCCAAGTACCCCTTTCTGGTCAAGGGTTACATCGGGCCGAAAGCCTTGCGTGACAACAATGTTCGTTATCTGGTCGATCCGCGGGTGGTCGACGGCACCAGCTGGATCACCGGCGCGGACCAGCCCGGTCGCCACGTCGTCGGCCTGGTTGCCGGCCGCGACTTCACCGCCGACGGCACCATCGAGGCCGCCGAGGTGCGCGAAGGCGATCCGTCTCCTGACGGCGCCGGTGCGCTGGTCATGGCCCGCGGCATCGAGATCGGGCACATCTTCCAACTTGGCCGCAAATACACCGATGCCTTCACCGCCGACGTGCTCGGCGAGGACGGCAAACCGGTGCGGCTGATCATGGGCTCCTACGGCATCGGGGTGTCGCGGCTGGTTGCGGTCGTCGCCGAGCAGCACCATGACGAACTAGGCCTGCGTTGGCCATCGGCAATAGCGCCATTCGATGTCCATCTGGTGATCGCCAACAAAGACGCGGCGGCCGGCGCCGGGGCCACCGCGCTGGCCACCGACCTCGACAAGTTGGGTATCGAGGTGCTGCTCGACGACCGTCAGGCATCGCCCGGCGTCAAGTTCAAGGACGCTGAACTGCTGGGAATGCCGTGGATCGTCGTGGTGGGACGCGGTTGGGCAGACGGGGTGGTCGAGCTACGCAACCGCTTCAGCGGCGAGAAGCGCGAGTTGGCTGCCGGCGCCTCGCTGGCCACCGAAATCGCGGCGGCCGTCACCGCCTAG
- a CDS encoding IS1634 family transposase, with translation MRMHVARTPSRYVDKAGNVHRYESVLVRRTYREGKKVRHETLANLSKLPAEAIAAIEATLKGQALVPAEAACTITRSLPHGHVAAVAAMARRLGFPGLLGPACRSRDLVLGLIISRVIRPASKLSTLSRWADCTLGPDLAVADASTDEVYAAMDWLANRQDAIEKKLAAKHLGPEANPSRMALFDLTSSWVTGRCCELAAYGYSRDGKKGLPQIEYGVLTDPAGRPVAVRVVPGDTADPVAFSDIVEVIRDRFGLTRLVLVGDRGMITSARIDALRKLNDSPDTATAFGWITALRAPDIATLAAEQGPLQMSLFDTQDLAEISHPDYPGERLIACRNPALATERARKRNELLAATDADLAAIAARVASGRLRGAGKIGEAIGRVIAKRKVGKHFRREITDTTFTYHRDQAAIDAEAALDGIYVLRTPVPATELDPTAVVESYKNLAHVERDFRNIKTDDLDLRPIHHRLDERVRAHVLICLLACYLIWHLRKAWAPLTFTDEHPPTRDNPVAPAQRSPQAQAKASTQHDANGNPLRSFRGLLDHLATLTRNDIHYHGTNATVPTLAEPTPDQRRAFDLIGTPIPLTAA, from the coding sequence ATGCGAATGCATGTAGCCCGAACACCGAGCAGGTACGTGGACAAGGCCGGCAACGTGCACCGCTACGAGTCGGTGCTGGTGCGCCGCACCTACCGCGAGGGCAAGAAGGTCCGCCACGAGACCCTGGCCAATCTGTCCAAGCTGCCCGCGGAGGCGATCGCCGCGATCGAGGCAACGCTGAAGGGGCAGGCACTGGTACCCGCCGAGGCGGCGTGCACCATCACTCGCTCGCTGCCGCACGGGCATGTGGCCGCGGTCGCCGCGATGGCCCGCCGATTGGGGTTTCCGGGCCTGTTGGGCCCGGCCTGCCGATCTCGGGACCTGGTGCTGGGGTTGATTATCTCGCGGGTGATCCGCCCGGCCTCCAAACTGTCCACGCTGTCGCGATGGGCCGATTGCACCCTGGGGCCCGACCTGGCGGTGGCAGATGCGTCTACCGATGAGGTGTATGCCGCGATGGACTGGTTGGCCAATCGCCAGGACGCAATCGAGAAGAAGCTAGCCGCCAAACACCTTGGGCCAGAGGCGAACCCAAGCCGGATGGCGTTGTTTGATCTGACCAGCTCGTGGGTGACCGGGCGGTGCTGTGAGCTGGCCGCCTATGGCTATTCCCGCGACGGCAAGAAGGGCCTGCCGCAGATTGAATACGGGGTGCTCACCGACCCGGCCGGGCGCCCGGTGGCGGTACGGGTAGTGCCCGGGGACACCGCCGACCCGGTCGCGTTCAGCGACATCGTCGAGGTGATCCGCGACCGCTTCGGGTTGACCCGGCTGGTGCTGGTCGGCGATCGCGGCATGATCACCTCCGCGCGCATCGACGCGCTGCGCAAGCTCAACGACAGCCCCGACACCGCAACGGCTTTCGGGTGGATCACGGCGCTACGCGCCCCGGATATCGCCACACTGGCCGCCGAGCAGGGACCGCTGCAAATGAGCCTGTTCGACACCCAAGACCTCGCCGAGATCAGCCACCCCGACTACCCGGGGGAACGGTTGATCGCTTGCCGCAACCCCGCCCTGGCCACCGAGCGGGCCCGCAAACGCAACGAACTGCTGGCCGCCACCGACGCCGACCTGGCCGCCATCGCCGCCCGGGTGGCATCCGGGCGCCTGCGCGGAGCGGGCAAAATCGGCGAGGCCATCGGCCGGGTAATCGCCAAACGCAAAGTAGGCAAGCACTTTCGCCGCGAGATCACCGACACCACCTTCACCTACCACCGCGACCAGGCCGCCATCGATGCCGAAGCCGCCCTCGATGGCATCTACGTGCTACGCACACCGGTACCCGCCACCGAACTCGATCCGACCGCGGTCGTAGAAAGCTACAAGAACCTGGCCCACGTCGAACGCGACTTCCGCAACATCAAAACCGACGACCTGGATCTACGACCCATTCACCACCGCCTCGACGAGCGCGTCCGCGCCCACGTACTGATCTGCCTGCTAGCCTGCTACCTCATCTGGCACCTGCGCAAAGCCTGGGCGCCACTGACCTTCACCGACGAACACCCACCCACCCGCGACAACCCCGTCGCCCCCGCGCAACGCTCACCGCAGGCCCAAGCCAAGGCCTCCACCCAACACGACGCCAACGGCAACCCGCTACGCAGCTTCCGCGGCCTACTCGACCACCTAGCGACCCTGACCCGCAACGACATTCACTACCACGGCACCAACGCCACGGTGCCCACCTTGGCCGAACCCACCCCCGATCAACGCCGCGCCTTCGACCTCATCGGCACCCCGATCCCACTAACCGCAGCGTAG
- a CDS encoding ferritin-like domain-containing protein, translating into MTSSEPTAGATPKRSPAGKDADIAALSEALTVEHATIYGYGIVSAMSPPSVNDLVVEALTQHRQRRDDVIAMLAARKATAPVAAPGYQLPAPVGSPAEAARLAARMENDGATAWRAVIEHADTADDRAFAATALTQSAVMAARWNKVLGAWPITASFPGGNE; encoded by the coding sequence ATGACATCGTCCGAGCCCACCGCGGGCGCCACGCCCAAACGGTCCCCCGCCGGCAAGGATGCCGACATCGCGGCGCTGAGCGAAGCGCTTACCGTCGAGCACGCCACGATCTACGGCTATGGCATCGTGTCGGCGATGTCGCCCCCGAGCGTCAACGACTTGGTGGTGGAAGCGCTGACCCAGCATCGGCAACGTCGCGACGACGTCATCGCCATGCTGGCCGCGCGCAAAGCCACCGCACCGGTCGCCGCCCCCGGCTATCAGCTGCCCGCGCCTGTTGGCAGCCCGGCCGAGGCGGCCCGGCTCGCCGCGCGGATGGAAAACGACGGCGCCACGGCGTGGCGCGCCGTGATTGAGCATGCCGACACGGCCGATGACCGCGCGTTCGCGGCGACGGCCCTGACCCAGAGCGCGGTCATGGCCGCCCGCTGGAACAAGGTGTTGGGCGCCTGGCCCATTACCGCGTCATTCCCGGGCGGCAACGAATAG